In Miscanthus floridulus cultivar M001 chromosome 19, ASM1932011v1, whole genome shotgun sequence, the DNA window GCAGGACGGCACGACCCGGCAACGGCATTCGCAAGCTTAGGCTGTCCGCACTGCTATCCCTCTAAATCCCACCTCTAAAGGAATATTCCCGTCCTAGTCATCCACTTACAGTATCATCTCCCGCACCCATATTCTCTCTATATCAAACTCTATCCCATTTTCTCTAATTTTTtaatccccctctctctctcccctccctCCCACCGAGCACACGCATGGGGCCCACCTCGCCTTTACCGTTTTGCCGTACGTTCTCTGTATTTGGCGTTCCTCTCTCCTCCCCTTATTTCCCAGTGCAGGATACAGGCCTGCGCTGCGGCAATTTCTTCTGCTATGCGGACCTGCAGGGCGGCATACAGGTGCCCCGTGCGGACAGCCTTATCCTGTCGTCATCCACACCCAAACACTCGACTCGAATGGACTCGACGCTGAAGCCGAGCTCCCTAGCCGGCTCTAGCTGAGCTCCCAAATCCGAATCGGCCAATCCCCTCCGCCGCTCCATGGCCGCCACGCCCCTCCCTATCACCTCCCCACCTCCACCACCCACGCCACCCCTGCAGCAGCTGCCCACCGCCGCCACTATCCGCTCTCTCACTGCCGCGGGCAACCACGCCACCGCTCTCCACGCGCTATCATCCCTGTCGGCGGCGTCCTCCTCCCACACAGCGTCGCTCGACCGCTTCGCGCTCCCGCCCGCCGCCAAGTCCGCCGCCGCGCTCCGCTCCCTCACAGCCGTCCGGTCCATTCACGGCGCTGCGCTGCACCACGACCTCCTCCATGGGCACACCCCGGCCGTCTCCAACGCACTCCTCACCGCCTACGCGCGATGCGGCGACCTCACCGCTGTGCTCGCGCTCTTCGATGCCATGCCCAGCCGCGACGCTGTCACATTCAATTCCCTCATCGCCGCTCTCTGCCTCTTCCGCCGCTGGCTCCCGTCACTCGACGCGCTCCGCGACATGCTCCTGGAGGGCCACCCGCTCACCTCATTCATGCTTGTCAGCGTCCTGCTCGCGTGCTCCCACCTCGCTGAGGACCCGCGCCTCGGCCGTGAGGCGCACGCGTTCGCTCTCAAGAACGGGTTCCTGGACGGCGACGAACGGTTCGCGTTCAACGCGCTGCTCTCCATGTACGCGCGCCTCGGCCTAGTCGACGACGCGCAGGTGCTCTTCGGCTCCGTCGGCGCCACCGACGCGCCGGGCGGCGGCGTCGTCACGTGGAACACCATGGTCAGCCTGCTGGTGCAGAGCGGCCGCTGCGGCGACGCCATCGAGGTGCTTTACGACATGGTCGCGCGCGGGGTGCGCCCGGACGGCGTCACGTTCGCGAGCACGCTCCCGACGTGTTCCCAGCTGGAGATGCTCTCCCTCGGCCGGGAGATGCACGCCTACGTCCTCAAGGACACCGACCTCGCCGCTAACTCGTTCGTCGCCAGCGCGCTTGTGGACATGTATGCGAGCCACGAGCGGGTGGGCGTGGTGAGGCGGGTGTTCGACATGGTCTCGGGAGGCCACAGCCAGCTCGGGCTGTGGAACGCCATGGTCTGCGGGTATGCGCAGGCTGGCATGGACGAGGACGCACTGGAGCTCTTCGCCCGGATGGAGGCCGAGGCCGGCGTCGTACCCAGCGAGACCACCATTGCGGGCGTGCTGCCCTCGTGCGCGCGCTCGGAGACCTTCGCCGGCAAGGAAGCGGTGCACGGGTACGTCGTGAAGCGCGGCATGGCGGGCAACCCGTTCGTGCAGAACGCGCTCATGGACCTGTACGCGCGCCTCGGCGACATGAACGCTGCACTGTGGATCTTCGCCGCGATCGAGCCCCGCGACGTGGTCTCTTGGAACACTCTCATCACCGGCTGCGTCGTGCAGGGCCACATCCGCGACGCGTTCCAGCTGGTCCGGGAGATGCAGCAGCAAGGGAGATTCACGGATGCCGCAACAGAAGACGGCAAGAGATTCACGGATGCCGCAACAGAAGACGGCATTGCCGGGGCGGATGAAGAGCTGGTGATGCCCAACAACATCACACTCATGACCTTGCTCCCTGGCTGCGCGATGCTTGCGGCGCCAGCAAGGGGGAAGGAGATCCACGGCTACGCGGTGCGTCACGCCTTGGACTCGGACGTTGCCGTCGGGAGCGCGCTGGTGGACATGTACGCCAAGTGCGGCTGCCTGGCGCTGTCGAGGGCCGTGTTCGACCGGCTGCCGAGGAGGAACGTCATCACCTGGAAcgtgttggaaccggtggtgaccaccgagttcacgatcttggagctggcttacagccggcccggctcgttataacgagcctgcgctcccacaggtccagGTCCactggagctacaacatataaggccttggcttactcaacccaaaagactagcctgataggtgagggttctcccgccttatatgttgtgctcgcccaccatcgctacacgatgtgggactaaaccccaacagtctcccccttagtcacacatcgggctgcccccgccatatgtgacgctcgagatttttttatcgggtttagctttttctgACCTCGGGTACCGGCTCTGAtatcaattgttggaaccggtggtgaccaccgagttcacgatcttggagctggcttacagccggcccggctcgttaccacgagcctgcgctcccacaggtccagGTACactggagctacaacatataaggccttggcttactcaacccaaaagactagcctgataggtgggggcttcttccgcTTTATATGTTATGCTCTCCCACCATCACtgcacgatgtgggactaaaccccaacagaaCGTTCTCATCATGGCCTACGGCATGCATGGGCTCGGTGACGAGGCCATCGCGCTGTTCGAACGCATGGTGGCGAGCGACGAGGCTAAGCCGAACGAGGTCACCTTCATCGCCGCACTAGCAGCCTGCAGCCACTCCGGCATGGTCGACCGCGGCCTGGAGCTGCTCCATAGCATGAAGAGGAACCACGGGGTCGAGCCAACGCCAGACCTTCACGCCTGCGCTGTTGACATTCTCGGTCGGGCTGGCAGGCTGGACGAGGCCTACAGTATCATCAGCTCCATGGAGCCAGGAGAGCAGCAGGTGTCCGCGTGGAGCAGCTTCCTTGGAGCATGCCGGCTGCACCGGAACGTCCCTCTTGGCGAGATTGCTGCCGAGCGGCTGTTCGAGCTGGAGCCCGACGAGGCGAGCCATTACGTGCTCCTGTGCAACATTTACTCCGCCGCCGGCCTATGGGAGAAGTCATCAGAGGTGCGGAACAGGATGCGGCAGAGGGGCGTCAGCAAGGAACCCGGCTGCAGTTGGATCGAACTCGACGGCGTGATCCACAGGTTCATGGCTGGCGAGTCTGCGCACCCAGAGAGCACGCTGGTGCACGCGCACATGGACGCACTCTGGGAGCGGATGAGAGACCAGGGGTACACGCCAGACACGTCGTGTGTGCTTCACGACATTGAGGAGAGCGAGAAGGCGGCGATCCTCCGGTACCACAGCGAGAAGCTCGCCATTGCCCTCGGGCTGCTGCGGACGCCACCGGGCGCCACCATCAGGGTGGCCAAGAACCTGAGGGTGAGCAACGACTGCCATGAGGCTGCTAAGTTCATCTCCAGGATGGTTGGGAGGGATATTGTGCTGAGGGACGTGAGGAGGTTTCACCATTTCGTGGACGGTGCCTGCTCCTGTGGGGATTACTGGTAGAAGAAACATTGCATATATATCGTTACAGACTTACAGGGCCTACTAATTAAATTGTTCATTACTAGCTCATAGCCTCATACACCACAGGAACAATCGCTCTGGCTATAAGGCCCGTTTCATTGAAGAGTTTTATGGCATTGTTTCAAAAAACTGTTATATTatatagaatgaaataaaatacGGATGAAACATTCACTTTCCCTGGAGAGTTTCATTATATTGTTTTATAGACGTTTAATTTCATATGATGACTCATAAAGAATTGTTAATCGTGCTAATAGAGTGTCATCCCTGTGAAActcattttttctctctttttaaaAATGTTACCACATTATCAAAAATAGTTATGTGGCACCTTattaaatgcaaatgaaactctAATGCAACTCTCACCGAGATTGGCCAAAAATGTTTGGAATAAACTTATATACATATATTATAGTGCATAATCTGCATATTTGTGCATACTAATTTTTAACTATACTAGTTAAATGCCTATATGCGTTGCTACGGGCTCTTTACTACATGCAACATCTAATATACGATCAATTAAGTTATAGATGCAGTTCTTGCATGACCATTTAcacttttttgaaaaaagtaAAAATTGCATATGAATCATTGTATTAGCCACAGAAAAGATTCGAATCTATATAACCTTTTATTGATGGAATCCACAAAGGGTCATTTATTATGAATTCTCTACAATCACGTTAAGCCACAATAACATTATTGTTTCGACCATCCAATCTTAAGGTCCTCTTTCGTAGGTCCTTTGTAGGGGGCTTCTCCACCGGTTTAATTAAAGTCTATATATCAAACGAATACACAAGAGAACAGCTTCAAAGCCATGTAGCTTGAGTGTTATGGAGCTTAGCTAGTTGTTTATCTTGCTACTAGAATCGTGTAGGAAAACTTGCTTTGTTGCTAGGCTAGGCGAGTAGAATTATTAGGGACCACCCCTTTTGTTAATATTGTGCCTTACTTTGTTTGCATCTTTGAAAAAAATTATAGGCTATTCATTCCCCCTCTAGCCATCCAATTGATCCTTACAAAGAGAATACTTACTCGAGCTCTTGTAGATTGTTGATCGTCATTAACCCTCACAATCTGACCATCAACCATTGTATAAAATGACAAAGTTTTTATCATCAACATAGCCATAGGacttatttataaatatttcCACTAATTTTGGTGATTACGTGAATCTAGTGATCTCTATGCAGAAGATAGAAGAAATTTGGCCCAACAAGGGGTTGGACCACCATATTGAGGCCCATCTCGAGCTCCCCCTCACTCGCATGCATGAAAGCACACTCCTCATCATTGTGAGCCATGGATTCGATGTCATTTTGATCTAAGGAACGTGGTGAAGCCAAGTGGAAGATATTAGGATTCATGGACCCACCAACCAAAGTAAAACTACTCAAATACCATTATAGCCACTTGGGACACGCCTCATGGGTTGTGCATCAACGCATCAACAAAGTTTGGATGGCATTGGAGGCAGTAGAGAATCGGTCGACCCCTTATGTTCGCCTAACACCACCTTTGCACCAAAATTGCCTCATCCTCTGCTATAAGTACTCCTTTGGTTCATAGTCACTGTAAAGAGGGGTGATTGTCTCATTTCACATTTCACTACATAGCAAGAACGAGTACACAAGTGAAGATCCAGGTGAAGCTTTGCCTCTATAGTTCTTACAAAATAGGGAGAGAGTGTGGGAGAGACTGAAGAAGTGTCGAGTCTATTGGCATCTTTTCCATCCTGTGCCTTGGCGAATGTAATTTCATCTCGAGTGAACATCCGACGGATCTTTTATGGTAATTGAGTATTGATTGAGTAGGTTGTTTACGGGTTTATCGGTCGTACTAAGTGCTCTAATCTACTTTAAGGACCCGGATTAGAGTAGTAACCTATAGTATAAACATAGTGTCAGGGTTATGATACCTCGGATATCTCAGCACACTGATTAGTTAGCCACTCCGACGGCCCATGTTGGCCCAACCAACAGAGCCCCAGCTGCCACGGTCCACCTAAGCAGCAAAGGCCCCGgtccaagcaccaggtggtccatCATGACCTCTCCCTGCTCCTTCCGCTGCATGCTTGGCAGCACCGCATGACCCCTCCTCTGTCTTGACCCCCCAGGAAGTAGCCCTGGGCAAAATTAACCGAGAACCAAAAATCAAACTAAAATAACCGAAACCAAAACCAAAAAATTCGGTTCCTTATTCGGTTCCTAATATCgaggaaccgaaataaccgaagaaaatCCGGTTCCTACTCTCGgataaccgaactaaccgaaagaaccgaattacataaaatatacttcacttacttgtattttgtaagattatgtttggtttatgtgtGGTGTTTTATATTTGATCTactatatatttgtgttactatattgctattgttttcttataaattattattattaaaaattaatatagtgttgcataaatttgccttacaatatgtatatttattgttgtcttgaggtcttctcaaaaaattcggttagttcggttaaaACCAGAACTAAACCGAAATAACTGAAAACCAAAATGGTCGGTTCTAAGAATTTTTGAGAACCGATCGGTTCTAATTTTCTAAGAACCGAATTTCTTAAAAAACCGAGAACCGAATGCCCAAGGTTACCAGGAAGGACGAGGAGGGATCGGGCTCCATCAAGTACGACAGCCCTGGCAGGGGCAGGCACGCTCCAATCACTCTGCAAGGACTGAGGAGACAACATCCCCTCAGTCAGGCCAGACATTATCTGATGAGGACACCACGAGTACATCTACACCAGCAGCACCTCAGGCGCCTCCAGTTGATCATCTAGGGCCAATCACTCGGGCCCGTGCGAGAGAATTAaacttcatcatgctgttaaggaacgaagggccagcggaataagaagatggcccaacagggcagcccaggtggggcgcctagggctggcagccgccgccttttccctggtggcgcccccccctcctgccgtcgatctggactccaggggctgcgccccctttatttagtcggagtcccttttgtttacaactcgagttttgttttacatctagctttagctactctcgaacacggcaattccacgccgtctttgtgtgattcagaactccaccttcgagcgataattgtgattgctcgcgtctttttcttgttcgtttttcgattgcgtgcaggaaacgatcttcgtgatcaggctgatctcgcaccggcgaggttggtaaccatcgggagttggttcagcgattgcattggcgcttcgggttcgctcgtcgtagtcggatcgtgagggtctacttccaccagatcgaaattatctccactcaccgaaagatcgggcactCCCCTTCTATCAAGTGGTATGGTATCAGATTTCCAGGTTGATCGGTGAGCTTTATCGAGTGTTTTcccgattcatatttgttcattacctagagtccacaaaagccaaaaaaaaaaattattttactttccgctgtcctatcaacctttgtgcctttgcaatttcgttccagtttcgcattgttgagtttgtttccgtggtcgagtcttgttgctggtttaggattgtgttcgtgctCGTAGTTCAACCGCAccgttgctattctttgtttccgccgctatcccacccaccgttcccaaacaacaagtcgaagccaccatattactcgacttgcccccgctagccgccttgtgtgatCTCTCGCCGCCGCgctaaccctagataggttgccagccgctgttATTtctcctgcatcgcagccctccttacatcatctggcgcctacctactgctgttagtcacaggGACGAttgatcctgtgatcggtgttggagtttagggacgctttgccctaactgccgccgccgtgttgtgccttccgAAAAACAtaacttgagataccttcggtaaaacaggcataacttttcgctcgtttgtcagaaaaatctgaaattttttgtggagcatctcgacaccatttggagccgacccaaactcaCCTTCGGTCTGTTTGGTTTCGTCAAAATCCCcaaaaaaatttgggaaaatatagaaaaaaaattgtcaagggTTTTGCACGTTTTTCAGAGAACGTGTTGTTTTTCTGTAGGCCACAtaacacctcagttgtaggtgccactttttgtggttgcatcttttgtgatccttgttcagagaaaaatataaaaaaaaatagtgcaaaaaaaaaaaatgaacggATGGATTCCACGGTCACTACGTCGAACGAGCGGTTCGATCAGCTAGACCTCTCGCAGACAGCCACCAAGACCACGCTCGACACCATCGTGTCACGCCTCGACTCATTGAGCACGCTGGTCGCAGATCTCCAGAACGATTATGTTGGTGACACGGAGCAGGACGGTGGAGACCGTCAAGGCCGCGCTCGCCGTGTGCCACGCCGTCCCAGTAATGATTCTTTTGCtaagataaaatttaaaattccatCTTTTAATGGCAAATATGATCCTGCTGCATATCTTGATTGGGAATTAGAAGTCGACCAGAAATTTTCATGCCATGATATTCCTGCTAATTCTCAAGTTAAAGCTGCTATTAGTGAATTTACTGATTTTGCTTTAATTTGGTGGCGTGAATATAAACAAAAACATCCCGCTACAGTTCCAACCA includes these proteins:
- the LOC136528878 gene encoding pentatricopeptide repeat-containing protein At3g57430, chloroplastic-like → MAATPLPITSPPPPPTPPLQQLPTAATIRSLTAAGNHATALHALSSLSAASSSHTASLDRFALPPAAKSAAALRSLTAVRSIHGAALHHDLLHGHTPAVSNALLTAYARCGDLTAVLALFDAMPSRDAVTFNSLIAALCLFRRWLPSLDALRDMLLEGHPLTSFMLVSVLLACSHLAEDPRLGREAHAFALKNGFLDGDERFAFNALLSMYARLGLVDDAQVLFGSVGATDAPGGGVVTWNTMVSLLVQSGRCGDAIEVLYDMVARGVRPDGVTFASTLPTCSQLEMLSLGREMHAYVLKDTDLAANSFVASALVDMYASHERVGVVRRVFDMVSGGHSQLGLWNAMVCGYAQAGMDEDALELFARMEAEAGVVPSETTIAGVLPSCARSETFAGKEAVHGYVVKRGMAGNPFVQNALMDLYARLGDMNAALWIFAAIEPRDVVSWNTLITGCVVQGHIRDAFQLVREMQQQGRFTDAATEDGKRFTDAATEDGIAGADEELVMPNNITLMTLLPGCAMLAAPARGKEIHGYAVRHALDSDVAVGSALVDMYAKCGCLALSRAVFDRLPRRNVITWNNVLIMAYGMHGLGDEAIALFERMVASDEAKPNEVTFIAALAACSHSGMVDRGLELLHSMKRNHGVEPTPDLHACAVDILGRAGRLDEAYSIISSMEPGEQQVSAWSSFLGACRLHRNVPLGEIAAERLFELEPDEASHYVLLCNIYSAAGLWEKSSEVRNRMRQRGVSKEPGCSWIELDGVIHRFMAGESAHPESTLVHAHMDALWERMRDQGYTPDTSCVLHDIEESEKAAILRYHSEKLAIALGLLRTPPGATIRVAKNLRVSNDCHEAAKFISRMVGRDIVLRDVRRFHHFVDGACSCGDYW